attaaaattaaaattaaaaaattgtggaGTACCTACCATGCGTGTGTGTGGTGTGCTAAAAATCCTGAAGCCAAAAATTGGGTgatgatcatatatatatatatataaaattaacgaagaccatcaaaccaaaaagaaaaagacataaaaaatcACATACTTAAAATTCTACGCAGTCACTTTGGAGATCAGGACAAAGCTGATCAGTTGGAGATGATACTTCAAAtcctaatataaatatatatatatatatatatatatatattatttattaacaatcaacatttctttatttattaacaaTCAACATGTATAATAGATCTTTGCTCTCACACAGGGAACTTTTTCTTCTCACTgcgtttctctttcttttcttttccctcatTCAGCGGCACTCTCTCCTTCTAATTGCCTCACACATGCTTCTATTTATATAACAAAAGCAACCGCCTTTATTCTTAGAGACTCATGTCTCTTAATTCACTTGGGACTCTAATTCACGGTGAAGGGTTTGGCTTTTCTTCACAAAGGATACTGGTGTGAATGAAAACAAAAGTAAGAGACGCGAGAGGTGGAGGCAGGGGAATGCGTAGAGAGAGGAAGGATTCGATAAACTAAATAGAGAGGAAAAGCAATATCaggttacaaaattcaaattaataaattaataaaaaataataatgttgatgtggaaaattgtaaTGATTCCAAAGTTTATGTAGCAAGCTCTCATGAgagtcaacaaaaagtcaaaagtttcagttttatagtatatataaatttgCTATTTTTGGGAATTATGGATGCTTGATGATCACAGAGGTTTTGTATTGTTCTATTTGGAAACTTGGATTTGCATACTGTCTGTTTGGATGATGAGAAAATAATGGAAATTAAagaagtacattttttttttaatacattttatgtattttggAGATTTGGTTTACTTTTTAAAGggttttttaaactatttaatcGGTCTACCATAATTGAAATTACATGACATGATTTGATTGGATCAACTAGTACACAAGATTTGCTCATGTGATATTTAAGGAGCACATCACGttacatttttaaataaaaatagctTGTAATCCGCACAATGCACAGGATTTGTTAAATGTtagttattaatattatttttctaattacaGTGATATTATCGCAACTAGCAATACCTGAATGAACAAAACATATCAATATCTTTGTGAAGAGAGGCCAACCACATCACCATACATTTGCAATaacattgataaaaataaataaataaataagtgcgTTGAATTGAAGTAGTTTAGTTTGcatctttttttggtaaaactaTTTGAGtcatgttttgggttttgggggacTATTTCTTATTCTATTATAGTAGTAACATGTTATGATTTAAAATGGAGTAGAAATTTAGTGTTTTAGAGACCTTTGGACTTTGGCACTTGAAAGAGGTAAGAGAGAGATAAATATTAGGTATTTTTGTTTGATGGGAAGATGAACAACCTCTTAGATAAGCATGaggaaggtaaaaaaaaatccatttagaGATCAACGGGATATTACTAATAATTAGGTGGTTTTAGTAAACTGTTCCACCATTCACTTTTGCTTAATAGTATATTAGAAAGTCCTTGTCAAAAGAAGTtgatcaacctgtatattttaCTAATAGAAAAGTAACTTCCACCTCTCATTGCTAGAATTGTAAGTTGTAaagtttatgttaaaaaaaaaaaaaaaaaaaaaaaaaaaaaaaaaaaaaactctcttataTCTGCCACTGTCCCGAGTATTCTGAATTTGGTTACTTTGTAGATTTATTTTGCTGGTTCGAGTGATATTTTCGGTACAAATAAAGGATTCAACTTGCACTTTTGCTGGACTGATTATTCCTCGCAGCTGATGCTTAGGAAACATTCATATAATAGATAATTGCTGAGGCCACCATACCAGCAGTGGGCGGGCTCATGGCATTCACCCGTTCTCAATAGACAACCTGGATATGGATGACTTGGATTCTGACTCTGAGCTTGGCATCGACAGCAGTGTGGAGATTGTCTATGCACTGTGTTCTCAATTTATCTGGAATTTGAAACAGACTTGCTTCTGCAAAATAGTATAGTTCTTTGGGGCCATGGCTTGGGAAGATCTGACTAAGATAATGTGGTGTCGTGTAGATTAGAATAGATCAGACCTTAGGTAAGTGCATCATGTTAGTCTTAGTTAGATAAGCTTTtatctcaccaaaaaaaaaaaaaaaaaaaaagagaagaagaagaagaagataaactacatatttggtctcTAGTTTTTACACAATATTTCACTCtggtctctaacctttcaattatattaatttGGTTCTTAACCTTTCAATTTCATGTCAATTTGTCTCTGTCGTTATATCTTAGGTGAAAATTGATGACCTgacaaatgaccaaaataaaattttagtgtaTTGTCACATTAACgaaagttaattttttattttggccattagacatgtcatcaattttcttccaaaaaataatGGCCAGGACAAAATTGCACAGTACTGAAaggttaggaaccaaattgacaaaattgaaagtttagggaccaaattaaaatatggtataTAGAATAGAAACTAAATATGTAGTTAACTaagggtgtcaattcgggttagcgtgtcgggttcatgttgtgtcgaggtaggggtattcgactaaatggctcaaccctaacccaacccatttaataattgtgtcatgatctttcaaccctaacccgacctatTAATAAGGCgagttgacctgacccaacccatttgacacacttaataaacgagtcgtgttaggttgacacgaatgtaacacaacccatttcaacctacgtaatattaaatataacatccatctagaaaattttttttttacatcccaaagcAGTGCCTACACTTTAAGCCTTCAAcccatattcaaaataatatagttcaacaaaaatataacattcatctagaaataagttctttacactctaccttctcaaaaaaaaaaaaaaaaaaaaaaaaaaaaaaaggttctttacactctaaaagaagtgcatacacttcaacccaaattcaaaataacatagtttaacaaaaatgaaataacatagttcaacaaaaatataatatccttgaaactcgtcaaatgctaaatatcaatattgaaagaattggaGCAAACAATAGACAAATCCTGACTATGACtacgattatcatccatagattctttgttgatgtccaaattcataaaatcttccacaagctcatccaatttcatttgtgcaagttctatgccaaatatatatatatatatatatatatatatatattagtagtTACAAAATGATCATGCCTCAACAATTTAAAAGCAATACCCATCAGATCTAGTTTATAATTATCTCAATAAACCCACTTGCAAGATATGCAAACAATGTCCAACACTaatacaaacaccaaaaaaaaaaaaaaacgcacgACACAGGACAAAAGCTATAGCCGTGGCcttaatcaataattaatatatctCATATATTAATAACGGCACATGGGTTCGAAGTTTATAGAACAAAAACATTATGTAGAAAAAATtactacaaaattttgaaacaccaagaaaacggttttctttaattctaaaactcactaaacacatgagagagagagagagagagagagagagagagagagcgagcaATAactagtttgagactttgagttTGAGAATTGGCCGTGAGTCTATAAGATAGTAGAGTGAGTTGtacaaatgaaataaaaaaaattaattagatatttataagaaggtttagagatttagggtttgtaGGGTTTAAAGATCtagaatttataaaatttcaatttccaattatatctctttgtaattactcacttttctttttaaatttaaaatatatgttggatataaaaggtatatgacaaatctaaaataaaatgaatattaatTTGTTATACGATTTAAATGGGTTGTTAAGTAGGTCATTTTggattgacacaaataaattggcgtgtcaaacgtgtctattgctgGTTATGcgggttgacccgcttatgacacgtttcttatcatGTCGCTTTCGGGTCGATCCGTTTATGActcaaacccattaaggcccaatCCTAACTCGCAAAAACCCATGTCGAGTTCGTGTCATGTTCGTaggttgggtcgaacattgacacccctataGTTAACCCAAAAAAGATTACATAAGCTTGAAATGTATTTTCTCTTAAAAAGGGTGGTGCCGTGGTGGTATCATTTCAGTTTCCATTTCCTAAATGAGTTGGTCATTATCATTAATGAATTTAATGCCAAAAGATTTCCTCTTAAAAGTTAAATTTGAAGTTGAATAAAATTTGGCAAGTGATAATAGTATCATAAATATTGAGATTTGGTCAAGTTTCCAAATTGGAAAGAGATTTGGTCAAGTTTTCAAATTGGAAAAttcaaattacattttctaaaTGAGTTGAGCCTTATCATTAATGAATTTGATTCCAAAAGATTTTCTCTTAAAagttaaatttgaaattgaataaaatttggCAAGTGATAATAGTGTCATAAATATAGTTGTCAAAATGTGAATCGTATTATTaatcgattttttatttttctgtatcGTATATTGTACGGCATCGTATATCGTAAAatacacaaacacttaataaattttataaaatattatagatatacatatataaatggtatatttattataaaatttaaatatattcaactaatgactaatttattcatcacttatgtaatatTAAACAAGCTAACTAAGTATATCAAACTAGCATGTGATTATaacatatatattcaaattgcttaaattcaaaagtgataataatatattacaaatgacccaaaaataatacTCCATCATATTGCCTAATAAACCTCATCTAAATCAATACTATCATCATGTTTAtcattttgcaaatttatttctttattaaaattttctttatcgtcattaacatttactatctctttttgttctttttattttagtaattaaaaaaaaaaaatcttcttggcattctagtttcttggacttataacaataacgacaaaaataaaaaaataattatattatcaattaatatcttattcacagtatagaaaataaatttgcaaatattAAAGTGAAGTGTAAGTGTGTACTGTGTAGTCCAAATTTTATAGGAGAAAGTGAGAggaaaaaaacttatgaatatgttattttattaggcCAAATTAAGTAacttaataattttgtgttaaaaacaagtctaacaacttgttagatttaagttaaagtacaaattttaacaaaaaaatctcattttaaaacATTTGTCTATATATCGTACGATACATACAATTTTATGATACGATACGATTCATACGATATGCACACTATATTGTATGATTCATGAGCATTTATGATACGCCAATATAATATGGAACTTTTTACACACGTTTACACGAAATGATCCGGTATCGTACAAGTGATTTGGTCAAGTTTTCAAATTGGAAACAGATTTGGTATCAATGCCAACGTTATAgaacataactcaaaaataacaaaagacccaaAAATATCAAAAGACCCAacggcccaaaaaaaaaaaaacaaagaaacccGACCCAAAATTTCAGCAACCTTTTGGGCTGATCAATCAACCATGCAGGCTGGTGTGTGTTTTATCAGGTCGGGTCGTGGGTGACTCCAAACCCGACGCAGCCTGCAATTTGCTCACCCTAGTCTTTACCTCTTTCACAAGACAAATTTTTGCTCCTAACTGATCACACACAACAAAGCTACACCTTGAATAAGGGATGTCACACCTCCtagttacttttcttttcttttcaatatgaAACAAACTCTTATAATAGAATTAGACCATCCTTATTATTCTTAACCAATGTGTGGGATTTCAAAACCAATAAAGAATTCTCTAATCTTCTCTTCTCATGGGCTGAACTCAAATAAGAGAAATCATCATAATATGgagcaaaaaaatgaaattcagtATCTGAGCATCAAAGTGCCGAAATGGGGATTCTATGTGTTGATTGACACTTTACCGTTTGGTCAAAGTATTAGTCGGCATTTTCGTTCCACAGTTTTTTTTAGACATGAAGGCATTTctcaatataagaaaaagaagctAGCTTCTCACATACTTTCAAAGAAATAAGTCGAAAACACAGAAGGGAGAACCAAAAGTTGCAGTTTATACTAGCATGACTAATTGGATCAAAATGGTTCAAAAGCAATTACATCAACAGCAAATTGTCCTTTTTCccacttcaaattttcatttacatAGATTGGATCTCGCTTAGAGGGACAACCCGGACTCCTCGTCCTCTTCTAGAGTGGAAGTGTAGATAAAATAGAATACCCAAGTTAAACCAAACATACCAAATAGTATCCACCCTAGAAGGTTGTTGCTCAATCCAAAGGGAAGTCCTGTTCCTTCTGTTGTCAGTCTCTCATCCACCAAAGCCATGGCTGGGCCTGCGGTTGCAGTCACAACCGATGCTGCAGCCATCAATGATGCAACCATGCTAGTGTTTGAGATTGAGCCTTTGCCACTTGCTGATGATGTCTTCTCCACCATGCTGCACCTAACCCCTCCTCTTGTAACCATTCTTGGCAACCCTGTTAAACAATCAACCACTGTGACCaacatccaaaaaataaaaatatatatacttcaATTTGCTTCTGTTTCTTTGCGTTGGGTACACACATGCAAGTAAAAGTTCTACGTGgataaaaagtaaaagattTGAAAAACATAGTTGGAAAAAACCCATAAACTTAAGTTTTTGGCTTAAATGAAAGTATGGAACTCATTATATGTTATAATAAAACTCTAATAGGAGGCTAACACCTCACCAGCACtttcaacctaaaaaaaaatccccaaaatattttttggggaGAGTTAATGAATCCTGTATCCTTGGCCATTATTCAAGCAGCTCTTAACATGTTTTTCTTATCAATTAAAACATCAATTGTTAAAGTTACTATCAAATTAATTATGAAAGATTTCATTGCAACCAAGACCATGATAATAACTATATACTACAATGACTTCTAACTATATTATAATTCCAGTACAATAGTTACGCTCCACATAGTAGTAACCAAAATCATTTTAGCTACTCAAGAAGCATTTTTGACCTTGTCTCTATCTGAACCATGATTGCACTTACTGATGCAAGTAAAATTATGagggaaaattcaaaaatatatatagatggtaCTGCAATATTATTGTATAGTGATCTATGAACCAAGAAATCTCACCCAGGACAGGGCTTGACTGAACCCCACTTGACCCTTTGAGCACAAGACCAGTACCAGGTGACAACTTTGCAAAGTTAGTTGCTGTTATTGAAGCCATTTTTTTCAGAACAAACAAGAGAAATGAAGGAACTGGTTCAGACAAGAGAAGAAAATTATTCTATGTCACATAAATTGGGAAAGCTTGGGGAATTATTGTTAGTGACATATAGCTAGTGTGTGTATTACATGAACCACTCAATATGGATAAATGGATAGCCTAGCATTTCAAATCCATGATCTTGAGGCACCAATCAGTGCTCTCCATGTGTCACTTTCCTAGTGGTAGGTTACCATGattaataattgaaatttttcattttaagtcAGAATTGTTaggctaatatatatatagaggtaaATTATAGAGTCTGTTTGGACATGGGTTTGTTAAT
This genomic stretch from Quercus lobata isolate SW786 chromosome 3, ValleyOak3.0 Primary Assembly, whole genome shotgun sequence harbors:
- the LOC115980102 gene encoding photosystem II reaction center W protein, chloroplastic-like, whose amino-acid sequence is MASITATNFAKLSPGTGLVLKGSSGVQSSPVLGLPRMVTRGGVRCSMVEKTSSASGKGSISNTSMVASLMAAASVVTATAGPAMALVDERLTTEGTGLPFGLSNNLLGWILFGMFGLTWVFYFIYTSTLEEDEESGLSL